A genome region from Chitinophagales bacterium includes the following:
- a CDS encoding PIN domain-containing protein, with product MEYKLFVDSDVVIDFFTDREPHVNPASELFELNEQGSVKLYLSAVSINNVYYIVRRFLGHKKTLEVVETLTEMTEIVGTTKKEIIQALKNNFTDYEDSVQYSTALMIKDLDIIITRNTKYYRNSLIAVMTPLNFLKMKEKNES from the coding sequence ATGGAGTATAAACTTTTTGTAGATTCTGACGTAGTTATTGACTTTTTTACTGACCGAGAACCTCACGTAAACCCTGCAAGTGAACTTTTTGAACTCAATGAACAAGGAAGTGTAAAATTGTATTTATCCGCTGTAAGTATCAATAATGTTTACTATATCGTAAGGAGATTTTTAGGACACAAAAAAACGCTTGAAGTTGTTGAGACATTGACTGAAATGACCGAAATTGTTGGAACGACAAAAAAAGAGATCATTCAAGCATTAAAGAATAATTTCACAGATTACGAAGATTCAGTTCAATATTCTACTGCCTTAATGATTAAAGATTTAGACATAATTATTACAAGAAACACAAAATATTATAGAAATTCTTTAATTGCAGTTATGACACCATT
- a CDS encoding DUF6364 family protein, which yields MNTKLTLTIEKEVIEIAKKYAKEKGQSLSEIVENYFKFVTVKRMKIKEKQLSPKVRKLRGIIKTDRDFDYKQILTEELSKKYGV from the coding sequence ATGAATACCAAATTAACTTTGACAATAGAAAAAGAGGTCATTGAAATTGCGAAAAAATATGCAAAAGAAAAAGGACAAAGTCTTTCGGAAATAGTTGAAAACTATTTCAAGTTTGTTACTGTAAAAAGAATGAAAATCAAGGAAAAGCAACTTTCCCCTAAAGTTAGAAAACTGAGAGGAATCATTAAAACTGATCGGGATTTTGACTACAAACAAATTTTAACTGAAGAACTTTCAAAAAAATATGGAGTATAA
- the hutH gene encoding histidine ammonia-lyase, which produces MQESIGIKHLKLSELRKVLSDDFKITLDEELRKSVQDNRAYLEQKIQEPNARFYGINTGFGSLCNVPISNEDLDQLQENLVLSHACGMGEEVLPEVVKLMMILKIKSLGQGFSGIRLETVEKLVELYNHGIFPVIWETGSLGASGDLAPLAHLSLPLIGRGEVRYKGEKRKTADVFAELNIEPIQLKAKEGLALLNGTQFMSAWGVWSILESRRVNKLADLTAAISIDAFNASSDPYHPAIHRVRPHKGQLESAENVLKFLEGSEIARQAKFNVQDPYSFRCVPQVHGAVNNALNHVEQVFEVEINSVTDNPLIFEKEDLILSGGNFHGEPLALSIDYLAMAMAELASISERRTFQLVSGNRELPNFLTENSGLNSGLMIPQYTAAAITSMNKQLATPASVDSITSSAGQEDHVSMGANAVVKAYKIVYNIEKVLAIEFMTAMQALDFRKPLKSSPRIEAIRKTYRKIVPHLEKDRLLYDDIQVTVDFMREIEV; this is translated from the coding sequence ATGCAAGAATCTATTGGCATAAAACATCTGAAATTATCTGAGCTGCGAAAAGTTTTGAGCGATGATTTTAAAATTACGCTGGATGAGGAGTTGCGCAAAAGCGTACAGGACAATCGCGCCTATTTGGAGCAAAAAATACAAGAACCCAATGCCCGATTTTACGGCATCAATACTGGTTTTGGTTCACTGTGCAATGTGCCCATTTCCAATGAGGATTTAGATCAATTGCAGGAAAACCTAGTGCTTTCTCACGCCTGTGGAATGGGCGAGGAAGTACTGCCCGAGGTGGTCAAACTGATGATGATCCTAAAGATCAAAAGCTTGGGGCAGGGTTTTTCGGGCATTCGCCTGGAAACAGTAGAGAAGCTCGTGGAACTTTACAATCATGGAATTTTCCCGGTGATCTGGGAAACGGGTTCGCTCGGTGCTTCCGGTGATTTGGCGCCTTTGGCCCATCTTTCACTCCCGCTGATTGGCAGGGGTGAAGTGCGCTACAAAGGTGAAAAACGCAAGACGGCAGATGTTTTTGCGGAGCTGAACATTGAACCCATACAACTGAAGGCCAAGGAAGGTTTGGCGCTGCTCAACGGCACGCAGTTTATGAGTGCCTGGGGCGTGTGGTCCATTTTGGAATCGAGGCGGGTAAACAAACTCGCAGACCTAACGGCAGCCATTTCCATTGATGCCTTCAATGCTTCTTCCGATCCATATCATCCGGCCATTCACAGGGTGCGTCCGCACAAGGGACAGTTGGAATCGGCTGAAAATGTGCTAAAATTTTTGGAAGGCAGTGAAATTGCCCGGCAGGCCAAATTCAATGTGCAGGATCCTTATTCTTTTCGCTGTGTGCCGCAGGTGCATGGGGCGGTCAATAATGCGCTGAACCATGTTGAGCAGGTTTTTGAAGTGGAAATCAATTCGGTGACGGACAATCCGCTGATTTTTGAAAAGGAGGATTTGATTCTTTCCGGTGGGAATTTTCATGGCGAGCCATTGGCTTTGTCCATTGATTATTTGGCTATGGCTATGGCCGAACTGGCCAGCATTTCAGAACGCAGGACTTTTCAGTTGGTCTCCGGAAACAGGGAACTGCCCAATTTCCTGACTGAAAATTCAGGCTTGAATTCTGGACTGATGATTCCGCAATACACGGCTGCCGCCATTACCAGCATGAACAAACAATTGGCTACGCCCGCTTCGGTCGATAGCATTACCTCCTCTGCCGGGCAGGAAGATCATGTGAGCATGGGCGCCAATGCCGTGGTGAAAGCGTATAAGATTGTCTATAATATTGAAAAAGTGCTGGCCATAGAATTTATGACCGCCATGCAGGCACTGGATTTTAGAAAGCCATTGAAAAGCTCGCCCAGGATTGAAGCCATAAGAAAAACCTACCGCAAAATTGTGCCCCACCTAGAAAAAGACCGCCTCCTCTACGATGATATCCAGGTAACGGTAGATTTTATGCGGGAGATTGAGGTTTGA
- the hisS gene encoding histidine--tRNA ligase — protein sequence MSKIRAVNPKGMRDFGPSELAKRKYIFSTIQSVFEKYGFQPIETPVMENLETLTGKYGEEGDKLLFKVLNSGDYLKKADEKALSEKDSKALTASISEKGLRYDLTIPFARYVVQNQNDIAFPFRRYQIQPVWRADRPQRGRYREFYQCDADIVGSDSLLNEVELAQIYADVFEKLGLKTGILINNRKVLAGFAEVFGVADKLSEFTVILDKLDKIGKEKVANEWLEIGVNKLSEKLLELSDEIGNDAKLKFLKTLFVNSEIGQKGIEELEFLLEKDLPVKLSLTLARGLDYYTGTIFEVQSTEAKMGSIGGGGRYDNLTEIFGLKDMSGVGISFGVERIYDIMEELDLWPESILKNISTKILFINFGGAAESRAFSILQILRKKGIASEIYPSAEKFKKQMKYADQKGIPFVAFIGEKELEENTVGVKNMESGVQESYSPDALIELLS from the coding sequence ATGAGCAAAATAAGAGCAGTCAATCCCAAGGGAATGCGCGATTTCGGCCCATCGGAATTGGCCAAAAGAAAATATATTTTCAGTACCATTCAGTCGGTTTTTGAGAAATACGGCTTTCAGCCCATAGAAACCCCGGTGATGGAAAACCTGGAAACCCTCACCGGAAAATATGGCGAGGAAGGCGATAAGTTGCTTTTTAAAGTCCTGAACTCCGGTGATTATCTGAAAAAAGCAGATGAAAAAGCACTGAGCGAAAAAGACTCAAAAGCTCTGACTGCAAGCATTTCGGAAAAAGGCCTGCGCTACGATCTCACCATTCCCTTTGCCCGCTATGTGGTGCAAAACCAAAATGACATTGCCTTTCCATTTAGGCGCTACCAAATTCAGCCCGTGTGGCGAGCGGACAGACCTCAGCGTGGGCGCTACCGCGAATTTTACCAATGCGATGCCGATATCGTGGGCAGCGATAGTTTGCTCAATGAAGTGGAGCTGGCGCAGATTTATGCGGATGTTTTTGAAAAGCTGGGCCTTAAAACCGGGATTTTAATCAACAACAGAAAAGTGCTGGCTGGCTTTGCAGAAGTGTTTGGCGTAGCCGATAAGCTCAGCGAATTCACCGTAATTCTGGACAAACTGGATAAAATTGGCAAAGAGAAAGTCGCCAATGAATGGTTGGAAATAGGCGTGAATAAATTATCGGAAAAATTGCTGGAGCTTTCTGATGAAATTGGCAATGATGCCAAATTAAAATTTTTGAAAACCCTGTTTGTCAATTCTGAAATAGGGCAAAAAGGCATCGAGGAACTGGAATTTTTGCTGGAAAAAGATTTGCCCGTAAAACTTTCACTGACCCTTGCCCGCGGACTGGATTATTATACCGGCACCATTTTCGAGGTGCAATCCACCGAAGCCAAAATGGGCTCCATAGGCGGTGGTGGCCGCTACGACAATCTCACTGAAATATTCGGCTTGAAGGATATGTCGGGCGTGGGCATTTCCTTTGGCGTGGAGCGCATTTACGATATTATGGAGGAATTGGATTTATGGCCGGAAAGCATTTTGAAAAATATTTCCACGAAAATCCTTTTCATCAATTTTGGAGGAGCAGCGGAATCGCGTGCATTTTCCATTTTGCAAATATTGCGCAAAAAAGGGATTGCTTCCGAAATTTATCCTTCGGCAGAAAAATTCAAAAAGCAAATGAAATATGCCGATCAAAAAGGTATTCCCTTTGTGGCATTTATTGGCGAAAAAGAGCTGGAAGAAAATACCGTTGGCGTAAAAAATATGGAAAGTGGAGTGCAAGAATCTTATTCGCCAGATGCATTGATTGAATTGTTAAGTTAA
- a CDS encoding low molecular weight protein-tyrosine-phosphatase, with the protein MKVLMVCLGNICRSPLAEGLMARKIKAYGLDWEVESAGTGGWHVGEQPDPRSIEVAEKHDLDITYQRGRQFSEYDFERFDLIYAMDTSNYRDVTKLANTEEERSKVKLILNELIADSNESVPDPYWDDDGFEQVYQMLDDACEAIINKYK; encoded by the coding sequence ATGAAGGTATTAATGGTCTGCTTGGGGAATATTTGTAGATCTCCTTTGGCAGAGGGGCTTATGGCCCGAAAAATCAAAGCTTACGGTCTGGACTGGGAAGTGGAGAGTGCCGGAACAGGAGGTTGGCACGTGGGAGAACAACCCGATCCCAGATCTATTGAGGTGGCAGAAAAACACGATTTGGACATTACTTATCAGCGCGGGCGACAGTTTTCCGAGTACGATTTTGAGCGTTTTGATTTGATTTACGCAATGGATACTTCCAATTACAGAGATGTAACGAAATTGGCCAATACGGAGGAAGAACGCTCTAAAGTAAAACTGATCTTAAACGAACTGATTGCAGATTCCAATGAATCGGTGCCCGATCCCTATTGGGACGATGATGGTTTTGAGCAGGTCTATCAAATGCTGGATGATGCCTGCGAAGCAATTATAAACAAATACAAATAA
- a CDS encoding type II toxin-antitoxin system VapC family toxin, with protein MVIDSSVFIEFLRAKNKKNTTLYAISSETQLFISSVTLYELLMGATNKAKTDDINLITGDLTILDFDKRTAVKAAQIYHKLRTENRMIEFRDIFIAATCIANKLPVKTLNKKHFSRIEDLLIA; from the coding sequence ATGGTAATTGATTCATCTGTTTTTATTGAATTTCTGAGGGCGAAGAATAAAAAGAATACCACGCTTTATGCTATCTCAAGTGAAACCCAATTGTTTATCAGTTCAGTAACCCTTTATGAATTATTGATGGGGGCAACTAATAAAGCAAAAACTGATGATATTAATTTGATCACTGGTGACTTAACTATACTGGATTTTGATAAACGTACTGCTGTTAAAGCAGCTCAAATATATCATAAGCTAAGAACTGAAAACAGAATGATTGAATTCAGGGATATTTTTATCGCTGCAACTTGCATTGCCAACAAGCTACCTGTTAAAACTCTTAACAAAAAGCATTTTAGTAGAATTGAAGATTTATTAATTGCTTAA
- a CDS encoding type II toxin-antitoxin system RelE/ParE family toxin, with translation MVQIKWLKTAKRDLKEIHDYISIDSKRLARLQVERIKDKTTLLKSHIGLGKIVEEVRIPEVREIIEGNYRIIYKIIHPKEIHILMVHHSARDLSKRV, from the coding sequence ATGGTTCAAATAAAGTGGCTTAAAACTGCTAAAAGAGACTTGAAAGAAATTCATGATTATATTTCAATTGACTCAAAAAGATTGGCCAGACTTCAAGTTGAAAGAATTAAGGACAAGACTACTTTACTGAAATCCCACATTGGACTGGGAAAAATTGTCGAAGAAGTTAGAATTCCTGAAGTAAGGGAAATAATTGAAGGAAACTATAGAATCATTTACAAAATAATCCATCCCAAAGAAATCCATATTTTGATGGTTCACCACAGCGCAAGGGATTTAAGCAAAAGGGTTTAA
- the htpG gene encoding molecular chaperone HtpG — translation MMEQGQINVQTENIFPIIKKFLYSDHEIFLRELVSNAVDATQKLKRLARMGEFSEKLGDLRIQISNDEKAHKLIVSDSGIGMTEDEVKKYINQIAFSSAQEFLDKFEKAGDPASIIGHFGLGFYSAFMVAEKVEIVTKSYKKDAPAVKWSCDGTPNYEMEETEKEEHGTDIILYLNEDSHEFSKEWKINELLNKYCKFLPIEIQFGTKEETITKGEGKDAKEEKVVKDNIINNTEPAWTKSPSELKDEDYQAFYSELYPYAQPPLFWIHLNVDFPFNLTGILYFPKVGQTYEVQKNKIQLYSNQVFVTDSVENIVPEFLMHLHGVIDSPDIPLNVSRSYLQSDPNVKKINSHISKKVADKLDEIFKNERESFEEKWEEMSVFVKYGMISDDKFYDKAKDFFLLKNTEGGLKTYEEYKEKVKANQTDKDDKLVLLYSSNTEAQDQYIQGAKSKGYDVLLFDTVIDNHFMQQLEQKMEKLTFKRVDADTLDKLIEKDTEQESVLSKDEEEKLEKLFKDNVSEQNITVQLKALSHEDEPVYITKPEFMRRMMEMQELSGQKMPGMSEFANLVVNTNHPVASKILKAKKEDNKKALIGQLYDLALLSQGMLKGKKLTDFVHRSVGLLK, via the coding sequence ATTATGGAACAAGGACAAATTAATGTTCAGACCGAGAATATTTTCCCGATTATTAAAAAATTCCTCTATTCCGATCACGAGATATTCCTCAGAGAATTGGTTTCCAATGCAGTAGATGCTACCCAAAAATTGAAACGTCTGGCCCGAATGGGTGAATTCAGTGAAAAACTGGGCGATTTGAGAATTCAGATCAGCAATGATGAAAAAGCACATAAGCTGATAGTAAGCGATAGCGGCATTGGAATGACAGAAGATGAAGTAAAAAAGTACATCAATCAAATAGCTTTTTCCAGTGCGCAGGAGTTTTTGGATAAATTTGAAAAAGCTGGCGATCCTGCCAGTATCATTGGGCATTTCGGACTTGGTTTTTATTCTGCCTTTATGGTAGCTGAAAAAGTTGAGATCGTTACCAAATCTTATAAAAAAGATGCGCCCGCTGTCAAGTGGAGCTGTGATGGAACCCCCAATTACGAAATGGAGGAAACTGAAAAAGAAGAACACGGAACGGACATCATTTTGTATTTGAATGAAGATTCCCACGAATTTTCCAAAGAATGGAAAATCAATGAGTTGTTGAATAAATATTGCAAATTTTTGCCTATAGAAATTCAATTTGGCACCAAAGAAGAAACCATTACCAAAGGGGAAGGGAAGGATGCCAAAGAGGAAAAGGTAGTTAAAGACAATATCATCAACAATACCGAGCCAGCCTGGACAAAAAGTCCATCTGAATTGAAAGATGAAGATTACCAGGCTTTTTATAGTGAGCTCTATCCCTATGCTCAACCGCCACTTTTCTGGATACATTTAAATGTGGATTTTCCGTTCAATCTTACCGGGATATTGTATTTCCCAAAGGTGGGACAGACTTATGAAGTACAGAAAAACAAAATCCAGCTCTATAGCAACCAGGTATTTGTTACCGATTCTGTAGAAAATATCGTTCCTGAATTTTTGATGCATTTGCACGGTGTAATCGATTCACCGGATATTCCATTGAACGTGAGCAGAAGTTACTTGCAGAGCGACCCGAATGTGAAAAAGATCAACAGCCACATCAGTAAAAAAGTAGCTGATAAGTTGGATGAGATTTTCAAAAATGAACGAGAAAGCTTTGAGGAAAAATGGGAGGAAATGAGCGTTTTTGTAAAATACGGAATGATCAGTGATGATAAATTTTACGATAAGGCCAAAGATTTTTTCTTGCTGAAAAATACGGAAGGTGGATTGAAAACCTATGAGGAATACAAAGAAAAAGTAAAGGCCAACCAAACGGATAAAGACGACAAGCTTGTACTGCTCTACAGCTCAAATACTGAAGCTCAGGATCAATATATCCAAGGGGCAAAATCAAAAGGTTATGATGTGCTTTTGTTTGACACCGTGATTGACAACCATTTTATGCAGCAATTGGAGCAAAAAATGGAAAAGCTCACTTTCAAGCGCGTGGATGCAGATACCTTAGACAAATTGATTGAAAAAGATACGGAGCAGGAATCCGTGCTTTCCAAGGATGAGGAAGAAAAACTCGAAAAATTGTTCAAGGATAATGTGAGTGAGCAAAACATTACTGTTCAGTTAAAGGCACTTTCGCACGAGGATGAGCCTGTCTATATCACCAAGCCTGAGTTTATGCGCAGGATGATGGAGATGCAGGAACTCAGTGGTCAGAAAATGCCCGGTATGTCTGAGTTTGCCAATTTGGTGGTGAATACCAACCATCCGGTGGCCAGCAAAATTTTGAAGGCTAAAAAGGAGGACAACAAAAAGGCTTTGATCGGTCAGTTGTACGATTTGGCATTGCTTTCGCAAGGAATGCTGAAAGGCAAAAAACTCACGGATTTTGTACACCGCAGCGTAGGTCTGTTGAAGTAA
- a CDS encoding nucleotide pyrophosphohydrolase, whose translation MTIEDAQKLVDQWINTTGVRYFNELTNMAMLTEEVGEVARIIARQYGEQSFKESDKDKVLADELADVLFVVICLANQTGVDLTDALQKNLAKKSKRDAERHKGNEKLR comes from the coding sequence ATGACAATCGAAGATGCGCAAAAATTAGTAGATCAGTGGATCAATACAACGGGAGTGCGGTATTTTAATGAGCTGACCAATATGGCCATGCTCACCGAAGAAGTGGGAGAAGTGGCGCGCATCATAGCCCGGCAATATGGCGAGCAGTCATTCAAGGAATCGGACAAAGACAAGGTGCTGGCAGACGAGCTGGCAGATGTGCTGTTTGTGGTTATTTGTCTGGCCAACCAAACAGGAGTGGATTTAACGGATGCCCTGCAAAAAAACCTGGCCAAAAAAAGCAAAAGGGATGCGGAAAGGCACAAGGGGAATGAAAAGTTGAGGTAG
- a CDS encoding S8/S53 family peptidase, with the protein MSVFLRIIFSLCFILLVNIVLAKGSALLFCSDHSQEEALKWAENNQLTYIAFLEYENVLLVEETSVYTETRATELCFVSELRNFKNHIAFSKNEIILRIQSGNEKEMQGFFEALGISDLEKHAFIPNQYKMKNAADNEAALDKLLAEIKKQSWVKVAQINTAHTLSVTSVDDPLFDSQWSIQNTGDSIQGNGTVGADMSVDSAWTISTGSSDIKIVILDSGVDTLHEDLIDNMLPGYDAFADSTQDTKGYPTPNFRSDGHGTACAGIAAASGNNSTGVAGIAYSSKIVPVRIFYYQDFGSNGIQPFTNSEALINGSAYAWREANGDIMSTSAGLPDVFIFALGINTAVMNAEIAEAYQQGRGGKGIPMFFSSGNDDAHVLWPAKLENITIAVGANSMCDERKNPNDCSSESWGSNYGTNLDFVAPGVLISSTDMSGNNGYTNNNYTNTFNGTSASCPNAAGVGALILSVNPNLGAQDVKAILSLSADKVAPYHYDSTLQYGAWNNEMGYGRINAFEALKLAQDYTPTVGIKDNTAIDKSNPLKIYPNPSSGVVFVENSNEEVLNVQVYNLEGKQIKSIRLAGNSKANMHLSNGFYLIGTVNNNGISQVKKIVVAE; encoded by the coding sequence ATGTCAGTATTTTTAAGAATTATATTTAGCCTGTGTTTTATTTTGCTTGTCAATATAGTGCTCGCAAAAGGTTCAGCACTTTTGTTTTGCTCTGATCATTCACAGGAAGAAGCCCTGAAGTGGGCAGAAAACAACCAACTTACTTACATTGCATTTCTGGAATATGAAAACGTGCTCTTAGTAGAGGAAACATCTGTTTATACTGAAACCAGGGCTACAGAACTGTGCTTTGTTTCTGAATTGCGCAATTTTAAAAATCATATTGCTTTTTCAAAAAATGAAATTATTCTGCGGATTCAATCAGGAAATGAAAAAGAAATGCAAGGGTTTTTCGAAGCACTCGGAATTAGCGATCTTGAAAAACACGCATTTATCCCCAATCAATATAAAATGAAAAATGCGGCCGATAATGAAGCTGCACTTGACAAATTACTTGCTGAAATAAAAAAACAAAGCTGGGTAAAAGTAGCCCAAATCAATACGGCACATACTCTTTCTGTCACTTCGGTAGATGATCCTTTATTTGACAGTCAATGGTCAATCCAAAATACAGGCGATTCAATTCAGGGCAATGGCACAGTAGGGGCTGATATGAGCGTGGATTCAGCCTGGACAATCAGTACCGGAAGTTCTGACATTAAAATTGTAATACTGGATTCCGGGGTGGATACATTGCATGAAGACCTGATTGACAACATGCTGCCTGGCTATGATGCTTTTGCTGACTCAACACAAGACACCAAAGGTTATCCTACCCCCAATTTCAGGAGTGATGGACATGGTACGGCCTGTGCAGGTATTGCCGCAGCTTCGGGGAACAATAGCACCGGAGTTGCCGGAATTGCTTATTCAAGCAAGATAGTACCGGTACGCATTTTTTATTATCAGGATTTTGGCAGCAATGGAATTCAGCCTTTTACCAATTCTGAAGCGCTGATAAATGGTTCGGCTTATGCATGGAGAGAAGCCAATGGAGATATTATGAGTACTTCTGCCGGCCTTCCTGATGTATTTATCTTTGCATTGGGCATTAATACAGCGGTGATGAATGCAGAAATAGCTGAGGCCTATCAACAAGGTAGAGGTGGAAAAGGAATACCCATGTTTTTCTCCTCGGGAAATGATGATGCACATGTGCTTTGGCCGGCCAAATTAGAAAACATTACTATTGCAGTAGGTGCCAACTCTATGTGTGATGAACGCAAAAACCCAAATGACTGCTCATCTGAATCATGGGGAAGCAATTATGGAACAAATCTTGATTTTGTAGCACCTGGCGTACTTATTTCTTCTACTGATATGTCAGGAAACAATGGCTATACTAACAACAACTACACCAATACTTTCAATGGTACCAGTGCCTCTTGTCCAAATGCTGCCGGAGTAGGTGCTTTAATTTTATCTGTAAATCCCAATCTTGGCGCTCAAGATGTGAAAGCTATTCTAAGCCTGAGCGCAGATAAAGTAGCGCCATATCATTATGATTCAACTCTTCAATATGGTGCCTGGAATAATGAAATGGGCTATGGCAGGATCAATGCTTTTGAAGCCTTGAAATTAGCGCAGGACTATACCCCAACTGTAGGCATTAAAGACAATACGGCTATTGATAAAAGCAATCCACTTAAAATTTACCCCAATCCTTCCAGCGGAGTAGTTTTTGTAGAAAATAGCAATGAAGAAGTGCTAAATGTCCAGGTCTATAATCTTGAAGGAAAGCAAATCAAATCTATTCGCCTTGCCGGCAATAGCAAAGCCAATATGCATTTGTCAAATGGCTTTTACCTTATCGGAACAGTGAACAATAATGGCATTAGCCAGGTTAAAAAAATTGTAGTTGCTGAGTAA
- a CDS encoding Ca2+-dependent phosphoinositide-specific phospholipase C: MLRILPFLFALFFLLFFACKKEDELKKEDEIIDEPVKIQAQDTVKINEIQILASHNSYRLRTYEPIFNQLAQFSFLPSDLDPNDWDYTHPSFDIQFGHNVRSLEIDIFNDPNGGHFYDRHGLTLVNEPVESGIAELNTPGYKVLHVPDLDYRTHYHTFIQALEALKSWSDQNPNHVPIFIYVEGKSEAVGDVVSLSGYKKAIPYDAAAADALDNEVKTVFGAGLEKVITPDDIRGDFSSLNEAALAKNWPILKEARGKFMFIISGSELINHYVSGHPNLEGRSMFVFGDPGETYTACLLRNSPQGNESTIAGFVNDGYIVRTRADNGIESAKGNDDYSKSTAAFASGAQIVSTDYYRPDPRSDTSSVWTDFQVQLPNNGIARFNPVNASGLLESEEEITE, translated from the coding sequence ATGTTACGTATTCTACCCTTTCTTTTCGCATTGTTTTTTCTGTTGTTTTTCGCTTGCAAAAAAGAGGATGAACTCAAAAAAGAAGATGAAATCATTGATGAACCGGTAAAAATACAGGCACAGGATACAGTGAAAATAAATGAAATACAAATTCTTGCCAGCCACAACAGCTACAGGCTAAGAACTTATGAGCCGATATTTAATCAACTTGCACAATTCAGTTTTCTCCCTTCAGATCTAGATCCAAATGACTGGGACTATACGCATCCTTCCTTTGATATTCAGTTTGGGCACAATGTGCGCAGTTTAGAAATCGATATCTTCAATGACCCCAACGGAGGGCACTTTTACGATAGGCATGGACTTACCCTTGTTAACGAACCTGTAGAATCAGGTATAGCGGAACTGAATACACCCGGCTACAAAGTTTTGCACGTGCCAGATCTTGACTACAGAACACATTATCACACATTTATACAAGCACTGGAAGCACTGAAAAGCTGGTCAGATCAAAATCCCAATCATGTGCCCATATTTATTTATGTGGAAGGTAAAAGCGAAGCTGTGGGTGATGTTGTATCACTCAGTGGATATAAAAAAGCCATCCCCTATGATGCCGCTGCCGCAGATGCTTTGGACAATGAAGTAAAAACTGTTTTTGGGGCTGGTCTTGAAAAAGTAATTACACCGGATGATATTCGCGGGGATTTTTCCAGCCTGAATGAAGCTGCATTGGCTAAAAACTGGCCTATATTAAAAGAAGCCCGTGGCAAATTTATGTTTATCATCAGTGGCAGCGAATTGATCAATCATTATGTGAGCGGTCATCCCAACTTGGAAGGCCGTAGTATGTTTGTGTTTGGTGATCCCGGAGAAACTTACACCGCTTGTTTGCTGAGAAACAGCCCACAGGGCAATGAGAGTACAATTGCTGGATTTGTAAATGATGGCTACATCGTAAGAACTCGTGCAGACAATGGTATAGAATCAGCTAAAGGCAATGATGATTATTCAAAATCAACAGCTGCATTTGCCAGTGGGGCTCAAATTGTAAGTACCGATTATTATCGTCCCGACCCCAGGAGCGACACAAGTTCAGTATGGACAGATTTCCAGGTGCAATTGCCCAATAATGGTATAGCGCGGTTCAATCCCGTAAATGCTTCAGGATTGCTGGAATCAGAAGAAGAAATTACGGAGTAA